Proteins from a genomic interval of Trifolium pratense cultivar HEN17-A07 linkage group LG6, ARS_RC_1.1, whole genome shotgun sequence:
- the LOC123887998 gene encoding oxysterol-binding protein-related protein 3A-like, with protein MAPMDPNQTTSSSSSSSGGGFFSSIASSLFGTSSTKSVNSTPSIDGLEVVNPEGGTEDAEEEAKKGRWKDEERDSYWKMMQKYVGSDITSMVTLPVIIFEPMTMLQRMAELMEYSYLLDMADETDDPYMRLVYASSFFISVYYAYQRTWKPFNPILGETYEMANHGGMSFIAEQVSHHPPMSAGHAENEHFTYDVTSKLKTKFLGNSADVYPVGRTRVTLKRDGVTLDLVPPPTKISNLIFGRTWIDSPGEMVLTNLTTGDKVVLYFQPCGWFGAGRYEVDGYVYNAAEEPKILITGKWNEALSYQVCDPEGEPLPGTEMKEVWRVAEAPKNDKFQYTYFAHKLNSFDTAPKKLLPSDSRLRPDRAALEKGDLSLSGNEKSSLEERQRAEKRNREAKNHKFTPRWFDLTEEVTPTPWGELEVYQYNGKYSEHRAAIDNSDIIDSTPEFNPWQFDNLEAE; from the exons ATGGCACCAATGGATCCTAACCAAACTACTTCTTCTTCTAGTAGTAGTAGTGGTggtggttttttttcttctattgcTTCAAGTTTGTTCGGCACTTCCAGTACCAAATCCGTTAATAG TACTCCAAGTATTGATGGATTAGAAGTTGTTAATCCAGAAGGAGGAACTGAAGATGCTGAAGAGGAAGCTAAAAAGGGAAGGTGGAAAGATGAG GAACGGGATAGTTACTGGAAAATGATGCAAAAGTATGTTGGGTCTGATATCACATCAATGGTGACACTCCCAGTTATAATTTTTGAGCCAATGACGATGCTACAAAGAATGGCTGAG CTTATGGAGTACTCTTACCTATTAGATATGGCGGATGAAACTGATGATCCATACATGAGACTTGTATATGCCT CATCATTCTTTATATCCGTCTACTACGCCTATCAACGAACGTGGAAGCCGTTCAATCCAATTCTTGGCGAGACTTACGAAATGGCAAACCATGGTGGCATGTCATTTATAGCAGAACAG GTCAGTCATCATCCCCCAATGAGTGCCGGACATGCCGAAAATGAGCATTTCACTTATGATGTGACATCAAAACTGAAAACCAAATTTCTTGGCAACTCCGCTGATGTATATCCTGTTGGAAG AACACGTGTTACACTTAAAAGAGATGGTGTGACCCTTGATTTGGTGCCTCCACCTACAAAAATAAGCAACTTGATTTTTGGACGAACTTGGATTGATTCACCGGGGGAGATGGTCCTGACCAATCTGACTACTGGGGACAAAGTTGTGCTGTATTTTCAACCGTGTGGCTGGTTCGG AGCTGGTCGATACGAAGTAGACGGATATGTGTATAATGCTGCCGAAGAGCCTAAGATTCTAATAACTGGGAAATGGAATGAGGCTTTGAGTTATCAAGTTTGTGACCCAGAAGGAGAACCACTTCCAGGCACAGAGATGAAAGAG GTTTGGAGAGTTGCCGAGGCTCCTAAAAACGACAAATTCCAATACACCTATTTTGCACACAAGCTTAACAGCTTTGATACTGCTCCCAAGAAGTTGTTGCCATCCGATTCTCGTCTCCGTCCTGATAGAGCGGCCCTTGAGAAGGGTGACCTATCCTTGTCCGGCAACGAGAAGAGCAG TTTGGAGGAGAGGCAAAGAGCTGAGAAGAGAAACCGAGAGGCGAAGAATCATAAGTTCACTCCTAGATGGTTTGATCTAACAGAGGAAGTAACTCCTACACCTTGGGGTGAATTGGAAGTTTACCAATACAATGGTAAATATTCTGAACATCGGGCCGCTATAGACAATTCTGATATCATTGATAGTACACCGGAATTCAATCCTTGGCAATTCGATAATTTGGAGGCTGAATAA